The following are encoded in a window of Chitinivibrionales bacterium genomic DNA:
- a CDS encoding peptide ABC transporter substrate-binding protein yields MRSFSRIFNSPNALYIVSALLCIAGCGRRETAVQKGITEQVLHLGNGAEPQDLDPHIVTGVPEHNIIAALMEGLVAEDPEDLHPIPGAAERWEISEDRCTYTFHLRKNGRWSNGDPVTSHDYLYSFKRILSPALGSEYSYMLYCMKNAEKFNKGEVDDFSQVGASTPDSHTLVITLNNPTPYFLSLLTHYSWYAVHPGTIEKHGEIDRRGSRWTRAENYVGNGPFVLKQWDVNRVIIVEKSPTYWDAENVRLNKIHFHPIESEQTEERAFRSGQLHVTNSVPTQKIEHYKENEP; encoded by the coding sequence ATGCGTTCATTCTCCCGGATTTTCAATTCCCCGAATGCACTTTACATTGTCTCAGCACTTTTGTGTATTGCCGGCTGCGGCCGCCGTGAAACAGCCGTGCAGAAGGGTATCACAGAGCAGGTACTCCACCTCGGCAACGGCGCCGAACCGCAGGATCTCGATCCCCATATTGTCACTGGCGTTCCCGAGCATAATATTATCGCTGCGCTCATGGAAGGCCTTGTTGCAGAAGATCCGGAAGATCTTCACCCCATACCGGGTGCAGCGGAACGATGGGAGATTTCTGAAGACCGGTGCACCTATACTTTTCATCTCCGTAAAAACGGACGGTGGTCTAACGGCGATCCGGTAACATCACATGATTATCTGTACTCATTCAAACGAATCCTCTCGCCTGCTCTGGGAAGTGAGTATTCGTATATGCTCTACTGCATGAAAAATGCCGAGAAATTCAACAAGGGTGAGGTCGATGATTTTTCTCAGGTCGGAGCTTCAACGCCCGATTCCCATACCCTGGTTATTACCCTGAACAATCCAACGCCATACTTCCTGTCGCTCCTGACCCACTACTCCTGGTATGCCGTTCATCCTGGTACGATCGAAAAGCACGGCGAAATCGACCGGCGGGGATCACGATGGACCCGGGCGGAAAATTATGTCGGCAACGGTCCTTTCGTGCTCAAACAATGGGATGTCAACCGGGTCATTATCGTGGAAAAAAGCCCCACCTATTGGGACGCCGAAAATGTCCGTTTAAATAAAATCCATTTTCACCCTATAGAAAGCGAACAGACCGAAGAGCGCGCGTTCCGCTCGGGCCAGTTGCATGTTACCAATAGCGTGCCGACACAGAAAATCGAACATTATAAAGAAAACGAGCCG
- a CDS encoding Bacterial alpha-L-rhamnosidase, whose product MAHRFSAVHLLGAVSIICIMSSLHAQPANWDARWIAPPGVGSTDYGVYCFRNTFTIATVPSSFAIQVSADNRYRLYVNGEPVGFGPARSDVAHWVYDTYDIADMLQSGENILAAEVWNFSDDMPLAQHSLRTGFILQAGPGAPETVNTNQSNWKVIKNPAYSAVPIGVNDDNLLGFFYVAGPCDNVNGANYPWGWQELPFNDNTWQTPIEISRTQASWDLVPRTIPMMEERYLPILSIARASGITPGNQLDFSRPLVIPANTDVSILLDQTHLTMAHPELIVSKGAQSSIKLTYAETLFDARFDKGNRDQVDGKTIYGYYDIFRPDGGDRRLFRPLWVRTYRYLQLDITTGAEPLEIDSLYGVFTAYPFEEKASFYSSNEQLNQVWDIGWRTMRLCAGETYYDCPYYEQLQYVRDTRFQCLVSVVVSGDDLLMQNAISQFDYSINSDGLTLSRYPSNQGQVIPGFSLSWIDMMHDFSMLRNDKSFLTRFIPGIQSVLDWFESKIDNTGMLTDLENWDFVDWSDGFLKWGEPQTDRYGHSSVHSLSYVYTLQRAAALFDNLGRGSDADGYRTLAQSVKTAVYNRCYDSSKKLFAQTPDKKLFSQHANILAVLTDAVPQNQQRALMVKVLDDNTLIQTSLNFRPYLFRALNKTGMGNLFIEQLQDWFDLIDRGLTTFPENKELTRSDCHANNSPNYEMLATICGIEPGSPGFTTVKIKPHLASLDTVYGKMPHYKGDIEVAFGRLSDNTFHGSIDLPLDLTGTLIWSDTEIPLSGGHNDLPELSPINHPGLRGEVSLPLFKIHSHPARSIFALTIPEKAVPIIKIYTPAGRLVTSITAQKPGKGTTSLVWNHSNLPGGTYIVRIYTEEYINAAKVVIR is encoded by the coding sequence ATCGCTCATCGCTTCTCTGCAGTGCACCTGCTCGGTGCCGTCTCTATCATTTGCATTATGTCATCGCTCCATGCACAACCGGCCAACTGGGATGCCCGATGGATTGCACCGCCCGGGGTTGGTTCAACCGACTATGGCGTCTACTGTTTCCGCAATACCTTTACCATCGCAACCGTCCCTTCATCATTTGCAATCCAGGTTTCTGCCGATAACCGATACCGTCTGTATGTAAACGGCGAACCGGTTGGTTTCGGGCCGGCTCGGAGCGATGTTGCTCACTGGGTATACGACACCTATGATATAGCCGATATGCTGCAATCCGGCGAGAATATCCTTGCTGCAGAAGTCTGGAATTTCTCCGATGATATGCCTCTTGCACAACACTCACTGAGGACCGGTTTCATTCTTCAGGCAGGCCCCGGCGCACCCGAGACGGTCAATACAAATCAATCCAACTGGAAAGTCATCAAAAACCCGGCATATTCCGCTGTCCCGATCGGTGTCAATGATGACAACCTTCTGGGATTTTTCTATGTGGCCGGTCCGTGCGATAATGTCAACGGGGCGAATTATCCCTGGGGATGGCAGGAGCTTCCGTTCAATGACAACACCTGGCAGACACCAATCGAAATTTCCCGCACGCAGGCATCGTGGGACCTGGTTCCCCGTACTATTCCCATGATGGAAGAACGGTATCTTCCTATATTGTCAATCGCGCGCGCATCGGGAATCACTCCAGGCAATCAGCTCGATTTTTCCCGGCCGCTTGTTATTCCCGCCAACACCGATGTTTCGATCCTTTTAGACCAGACCCATCTTACCATGGCCCATCCGGAGCTTATTGTCAGCAAAGGCGCGCAGAGCAGCATTAAATTGACCTATGCGGAGACACTCTTTGACGCCCGGTTTGATAAGGGCAATCGTGATCAGGTTGACGGCAAAACCATTTACGGCTACTATGACATATTCCGCCCCGATGGCGGCGACCGGCGCTTGTTCAGACCCCTGTGGGTGCGTACCTACCGGTATCTTCAGCTCGATATCACCACCGGCGCCGAACCCCTGGAGATCGACAGTCTCTACGGCGTTTTTACCGCATATCCCTTCGAAGAAAAAGCTTCATTTTATTCGAGTAATGAACAGTTGAACCAGGTATGGGATATCGGATGGCGGACCATGCGGCTGTGCGCGGGAGAAACCTACTACGACTGCCCCTATTACGAACAGCTCCAGTATGTGCGCGACACCCGATTCCAGTGCCTGGTCTCTGTTGTCGTTTCCGGAGATGATCTCCTCATGCAGAATGCTATCAGCCAGTTTGATTATTCCATCAACTCCGATGGCCTCACACTCAGCAGATACCCCTCCAACCAGGGCCAGGTAATTCCGGGATTTTCACTCTCGTGGATTGACATGATGCACGACTTTTCCATGCTGCGGAACGATAAAAGTTTTCTGACCCGGTTTATTCCGGGCATCCAGAGTGTTTTAGACTGGTTTGAATCGAAAATCGACAACACCGGTATGCTCACCGATCTTGAGAACTGGGATTTTGTCGACTGGAGCGATGGTTTCCTGAAATGGGGTGAGCCGCAAACCGACCGCTACGGCCATTCATCGGTGCATTCCCTCTCATATGTCTATACCCTCCAGCGCGCTGCCGCACTTTTTGACAACCTCGGTCGAGGCAGCGATGCCGATGGGTACCGCACCCTTGCACAGTCGGTAAAAACTGCAGTGTACAACCGGTGTTACGACTCATCGAAAAAGCTGTTCGCCCAGACACCCGACAAAAAGCTTTTCAGCCAGCACGCCAATATTCTGGCGGTGCTCACCGATGCCGTCCCGCAAAATCAACAGCGTGCGCTGATGGTAAAAGTGCTCGATGACAACACACTGATCCAGACTTCGCTCAATTTCCGTCCCTACCTTTTCAGGGCACTCAACAAAACGGGAATGGGTAACCTCTTTATCGAACAGCTCCAGGACTGGTTCGACCTGATCGATCGTGGATTAACAACTTTCCCCGAAAACAAAGAGCTGACCCGCTCGGATTGCCATGCCAACAACAGTCCCAATTACGAAATGCTTGCTACAATCTGTGGCATTGAACCCGGCAGCCCGGGTTTCACAACAGTCAAAATAAAACCCCATCTCGCCAGCCTCGATACCGTCTACGGTAAAATGCCTCATTACAAAGGCGACATCGAGGTTGCTTTCGGCCGCCTCTCCGATAATACATTCCACGGGTCGATCGATCTTCCGCTCGATTTAACCGGCACATTGATATGGAGCGATACGGAAATTCCGCTTTCAGGCGGTCATAACGACTTGCCCGAACTTTCACCAATCAATCACCCGGGATTGCGCGGCGAGGTGTCTTTGCCCCTGTTCAAAATCCACTCTCACCCTGCCCGAAGCATATTCGCGCTGACAATACCCGAAAAAGCAGTGCCGATAATTAAAATCTACACCCCGGCAGGCCGCCTGGTGACGTCGATCACGGCACAAAAACCCGGTAAAGGCACAACCAGCCTCGTATGGAACCATTCAAATCTTCCCGGTGGGACCTATATTGTCAGGATATACACAGAGGAATATATAAATGCGGCGAAAGTGGTTATTCGGTAA
- a CDS encoding fibro-slime domain-containing protein encodes MKAIFSMKMIGLLVQTAAIALFCGRTAAQSYPDTLWVPVIFYDYRADGSNPDFEACISRFTVTGEAQTFLDSIHKPVYNSNTSGCNEHISEWYRPSGMNGPDINAQFYYDNILKRWQWTHLESYLGRIGEYVSLDYNDSYDMATIIIYDSLPFTLLGDGLYQFVQAEDINDQQFFWINGRGYGDDHLRADCGSGRNYGFATEIQGHFEYRPGLTFEFFGDDDVFVFINDSLVLDLGGVKGGDYGSFNVDDIPGLIEGESYRFSFFHAERKTCGSDVMITTNIISNASRNLSLEIIADTITAGQSGTAIGYVRDQNDSILANESQLIQWSFAADSVMPGDSIAPLQGESAIYTAAIAHRHAYLVGNYMDGATLLSDTAAVFIKPAQMHHLVIEPNSNGLTESPNADNPITSIALDAHSTTFNQLYAILRDQYGNFVSPSASTEWYALPGPDLVVEATNGPSLELGQGLITKTGDNGTTMIVAHCLLDTGAFFYDTIEVTVAAAQYDSLRILNNDHVPISSLTTGEGVLITLSSEGRRTDNGQWQEIATSWAISNDIPSENPPPALSSSWQFHPTDTGLAVITCTHNGTSSLTATVPVSVVGATEMLLRPAAEKLTLLNMQTGSQGIALSLAFPENIARASVVLLTMQGQICSRMEIAEVPKNSVVNITLGRDEVLSQGTQILLIKVADKEGKVKEMLKKRIVICH; translated from the coding sequence ATGAAAGCGATTTTTAGCATGAAAATGATTGGATTACTCGTCCAAACAGCAGCAATAGCCCTTTTTTGCGGCCGCACAGCAGCTCAGTCGTATCCCGATACCCTCTGGGTGCCGGTTATTTTTTATGACTATCGTGCCGATGGGAGTAATCCGGATTTTGAAGCGTGCATCTCACGCTTTACTGTGACAGGAGAGGCCCAGACTTTTCTGGATAGCATACATAAACCGGTATATAATTCAAATACATCAGGTTGTAATGAACATATTAGCGAATGGTATCGCCCCAGCGGCATGAATGGACCGGATATTAATGCTCAATTTTATTACGACAACATCCTTAAAAGATGGCAATGGACCCATTTAGAGTCATACCTTGGCAGAATCGGTGAATATGTGAGCCTTGATTATAATGACTCCTATGATATGGCGACTATTATCATTTATGATTCCTTGCCTTTTACGCTTCTTGGTGATGGGCTGTATCAGTTCGTTCAAGCTGAAGATATCAATGATCAACAGTTTTTCTGGATAAATGGCAGAGGCTATGGAGATGACCATCTGCGAGCTGATTGCGGGTCAGGCAGGAACTACGGTTTCGCTACTGAAATTCAGGGGCATTTTGAATATCGCCCCGGTTTGACGTTTGAGTTTTTTGGTGATGATGACGTTTTTGTATTTATCAATGATTCGCTTGTTTTGGATCTTGGTGGCGTTAAAGGTGGTGATTATGGAAGTTTCAATGTCGATGATATTCCCGGGCTTATTGAGGGAGAGTCCTACCGGTTCAGCTTTTTTCATGCAGAACGAAAAACCTGCGGTTCTGATGTGATGATTACGACGAATATAATTTCTAATGCTTCGAGAAATTTGAGTCTGGAAATCATTGCCGATACAATAACAGCGGGTCAATCCGGAACAGCAATCGGTTATGTAAGAGATCAAAATGATTCGATTCTGGCAAATGAGAGTCAGTTGATTCAGTGGAGCTTTGCAGCAGATTCCGTGATGCCGGGTGATTCTATCGCACCTCTGCAGGGAGAGTCAGCTATCTATACAGCAGCAATTGCTCATCGTCATGCTTATCTTGTCGGCAATTATATGGATGGTGCAACTCTATTGAGCGATACTGCCGCTGTTTTTATCAAGCCTGCTCAGATGCATCATCTGGTTATCGAACCCAATTCTAACGGTTTAACAGAAAGCCCGAATGCAGATAATCCGATCACCAGTATTGCTCTTGATGCACATTCAACAACATTCAATCAACTTTATGCAATTCTCCGTGATCAGTACGGCAATTTTGTTTCGCCATCTGCATCCACAGAATGGTACGCGCTCCCCGGTCCCGATCTGGTCGTTGAAGCCACAAACGGCCCTTCGTTGGAGCTCGGACAGGGCCTGATTACTAAAACCGGAGATAATGGCACAACGATGATTGTTGCACACTGCCTGTTGGACACCGGAGCATTTTTTTATGATACAATTGAAGTTACTGTCGCCGCCGCCCAATACGATTCACTCAGGATCCTCAACAATGACCACGTACCGATCAGCAGTCTGACTACCGGCGAAGGTGTTCTGATAACGCTTTCCAGCGAGGGCCGGCGCACCGATAATGGTCAATGGCAGGAAATAGCGACATCATGGGCAATCTCCAACGATATTCCATCCGAAAATCCTCCACCTGCATTATCGTCAAGCTGGCAGTTTCATCCTACCGATACCGGGCTGGCGGTAATTACCTGCACGCACAATGGAACTTCTTCGCTCACTGCCACGGTACCTGTCTCGGTTGTCGGCGCAACAGAAATGCTTCTCCGACCTGCTGCTGAAAAGCTGACGCTCCTCAATATGCAGACCGGTTCGCAGGGCATAGCGCTTTCGCTTGCCTTTCCCGAAAATATTGCCAGGGCTTCGGTGGTGCTCCTTACCATGCAGGGACAGATATGCTCCCGAATGGAAATAGCTGAGGTGCCAAAAAATTCGGTTGTCAATATTACTCTCGGCAGGGACGAGGTGCTTTCACAGGGCACGCAAATATTGCTCATCAAAGTAGCTGACAAAGAGGGCAAAGTGAAGGAAATGCTTAAAAAGCGCATTGTAATTTGTCATTGA